Proteins from one Pseudoalteromonas rubra genomic window:
- a CDS encoding LipL32 family surface lipoprotein, producing the protein MKMKLSGKILPLIALTTLAGCMSTGPHLKSSVSEGVAGIEARLPYANYSNYFGYVDKSVVPEGKYKGKDTYYLYVWVPAAVDEIGVSMISPAVATPGDNDFVHANFKPGMAKDANKFFDTYIVLDRMNIIDSNGISDGGKVLQNLGRNDDSSELPANPSGASYNSLLRKTTSMNNPTEALVRGVYRIGFTSFRSSVEGSFEATIGTNVPGVKIAASLSELDALVNKKL; encoded by the coding sequence ATGAAAATGAAGTTATCCGGAAAGATCCTCCCTCTAATTGCGCTAACCACTCTTGCAGGCTGTATGAGCACTGGTCCACATTTAAAGAGCTCTGTCTCTGAGGGTGTAGCTGGTATAGAAGCGCGTCTGCCTTACGCCAATTACAGTAACTACTTCGGTTACGTTGATAAGTCGGTAGTACCAGAAGGCAAGTACAAAGGTAAAGATACATATTACCTGTACGTCTGGGTCCCTGCGGCAGTCGATGAAATTGGTGTTTCTATGATTTCACCTGCAGTCGCTACACCAGGTGACAACGACTTTGTTCACGCAAACTTTAAACCAGGTATGGCGAAGGATGCCAATAAGTTTTTCGACACTTATATCGTACTGGATCGCATGAACATCATAGACAGCAACGGCATCTCTGATGGTGGTAAAGTGTTACAAAACCTGGGCCGTAATGACGACAGTAGTGAGCTACCAGCTAACCCAAGTGGCGCAAGCTACAATTCTTTGCTGCGTAAAACAACCTCTATGAATAACCCAACTGAAGCACTGGTCCGTGGTGTCTATCGTATTGGATTTACCTCGTTCCGCTCTTCTGTTGAAGGCTCGTTTGAAGCAACAATCGGTACTAATGTTCCGGGCGTAAAGATTGCCGCTTCTCTGTCCGAGCTGGATGCACTGGTAAACAAAAAGCTGTAA
- a CDS encoding alpha/beta hydrolase family protein, translated as MKLIKTSLALAIGLASASTFASSANDTITVEDIPTIQRVIQTAVSPDGESVAFRRSVPRELYVDRNGKNYSELYVVDDEGNEVPFVTGKINVGKIEWSADGKFIYFTAKKKADKFTSLYRIAVDGGEAQKVLSLKGTSISKYRLSPNGKQVAILAMPAKDASEKELKKLGFMAEVYELGLKNKQLHLFDLAQTNKPLTPAVVPVEGYVSDINWSDDTSKLLVKTQPTALIDDQYMKSQWHVMDVATQKITTSFKTEGKLGEAEFSHDGKYIAILGAEDKHDPAKGRLYLANAKTGKVEEWIPNFMGHFKDFEWSNRKNVLNFIADVGAETFIAQVKVGSSKYKKLVKEGKFIAQSLSVSDSDKTIGVRAESPKHPSEVFMVRSKKPTRLTNSNPWLDNKRLAKQEAINFKARDGVEIGGVLIYPLDYQEGKRYPLIMAVHGGPESHDRNGWLTSYSDPGQMGAARGYAVFYPNYRGSTGKGVDYSKLGQGDYAGKEFDDLVDMKEYLVNMGLVDTKRVGITGGSYGGYASAWGATKLTEHFAASVMFVGVTNQLSKFGTTDISNEMFLVHARSYPWQKWQWYLERSPIYWAGQSKTPLLIMHGKDDPRVHPAQSMELYRYMKVQDKDVRLVYYPGEGHGNRKVAAQYDYSLRLMRWMDNYLIHGNKDMPAYEIDHAAKLKAVKEQNK; from the coding sequence ATGAAACTAATTAAAACCTCGCTCGCGCTTGCCATTGGCCTTGCCAGTGCCAGCACCTTTGCCTCATCGGCAAATGACACAATCACAGTTGAAGATATTCCTACAATTCAACGCGTTATCCAAACAGCCGTTAGCCCTGATGGGGAGTCAGTTGCATTTCGTCGCTCTGTCCCCCGTGAGCTGTATGTAGACCGCAACGGTAAGAACTACAGCGAGCTGTATGTTGTTGATGACGAAGGTAATGAAGTACCTTTCGTCACAGGTAAAATCAACGTAGGTAAAATTGAATGGTCAGCAGATGGTAAATTCATTTACTTTACGGCCAAGAAAAAAGCAGACAAATTCACCTCACTTTACCGCATTGCAGTAGATGGTGGTGAGGCACAAAAAGTACTGTCTCTGAAAGGCACCTCTATCAGCAAGTATCGCCTGAGCCCCAACGGTAAGCAGGTCGCTATTCTGGCTATGCCTGCCAAAGATGCAAGCGAGAAAGAGCTTAAAAAGCTTGGCTTTATGGCTGAAGTGTATGAGCTTGGCCTGAAAAACAAGCAGCTGCATTTGTTCGACCTGGCACAGACAAATAAACCCCTGACTCCTGCCGTGGTCCCTGTTGAGGGTTACGTGAGTGACATCAACTGGTCTGATGATACCAGCAAATTATTGGTGAAGACACAACCGACTGCCCTGATCGACGATCAATACATGAAGTCTCAGTGGCATGTAATGGACGTAGCGACACAGAAGATCACCACTTCATTCAAAACCGAAGGTAAGCTGGGTGAAGCTGAATTCTCACATGATGGTAAGTACATTGCCATTTTAGGCGCGGAAGACAAGCACGATCCAGCCAAAGGCCGTTTGTATCTGGCCAATGCCAAAACCGGTAAAGTGGAAGAGTGGATCCCGAATTTTATGGGCCATTTCAAAGATTTTGAATGGTCAAACCGCAAAAATGTTCTGAACTTTATTGCTGATGTCGGCGCTGAAACCTTCATCGCGCAAGTGAAAGTTGGTTCAAGCAAGTACAAAAAGCTGGTTAAAGAAGGCAAGTTTATCGCTCAAAGCCTGTCCGTATCAGACTCAGATAAAACAATTGGCGTACGTGCAGAGAGCCCAAAACACCCAAGTGAAGTGTTTATGGTTCGTTCTAAAAAGCCAACCCGTTTAACCAACTCAAACCCCTGGTTAGACAACAAACGCCTGGCAAAACAAGAAGCAATTAATTTCAAAGCCCGTGACGGTGTGGAAATTGGCGGTGTGCTTATCTACCCACTGGATTACCAGGAAGGCAAACGTTATCCCCTCATCATGGCGGTGCACGGTGGTCCGGAAAGCCATGACAGAAACGGCTGGCTGACCAGCTACTCAGATCCGGGTCAAATGGGTGCAGCACGTGGCTATGCGGTGTTCTACCCGAACTACCGCGGCTCAACAGGTAAAGGCGTTGACTACTCTAAACTGGGTCAGGGCGACTATGCCGGCAAAGAGTTTGACGATCTGGTCGACATGAAAGAGTACCTGGTTAACATGGGCCTAGTTGACACCAAGCGTGTTGGTATCACAGGTGGCTCTTACGGTGGTTACGCTTCAGCCTGGGGCGCAACTAAACTGACCGAGCACTTTGCAGCCAGTGTGATGTTTGTAGGTGTAACCAACCAGCTGTCTAAATTTGGTACGACCGACATCTCAAACGAAATGTTCCTGGTACATGCCCGCTCTTACCCGTGGCAGAAATGGCAGTGGTACCTTGAACGCAGCCCGATTTACTGGGCTGGCCAGTCGAAAACACCACTGTTGATCATGCATGGTAAAGACGACCCGCGCGTCCACCCTGCTCAGTCTATGGAACTGTACCGCTACATGAAGGTACAAGACAAAGACGTACGTCTGGTTTACTACCCTGGTGAAGGCCATGGTAACCGCAAGGTCGCCGCTCAGTATGACTACAGCCTGCGCTTAATGCGCTGGATGGACAACTACCTGATCCACGGCAACAAAGACATGCCAGCGTATGAAATTGACCACGCCGCAAAATTAAAAGCGGTGAAAGAGCAAAACAAGTAA
- a CDS encoding methyltransferase family protein, whose translation MSDTKIHPLDTRIPPIVVLLLHLILSWGLAQLFDRVELSEVIRLCGAFLLSSVGVGVALAGVIAFRRHKTSVDPVHIDKASTLVTSGIYRITRNPMYVGFLCLLLAFNWYLAAPVGGLAALSFIGYLTRFQIKPEERFLHNCYGQAYRDFLATTRRWL comes from the coding sequence ATGTCAGATACCAAGATTCACCCGTTAGATACCCGGATCCCGCCTATAGTCGTACTCTTGTTGCATCTGATCCTTAGTTGGGGGCTGGCACAGCTATTCGATCGTGTGGAGTTGAGTGAGGTGATAAGGCTTTGTGGGGCTTTTTTACTGAGTTCTGTTGGCGTGGGAGTCGCATTGGCTGGCGTGATTGCATTTCGCCGCCACAAAACCAGCGTCGATCCGGTGCATATCGATAAAGCCTCAACTCTGGTGACCAGCGGCATATATCGCATTACCCGAAACCCCATGTATGTGGGCTTCCTGTGCTTACTATTGGCATTTAACTGGTATCTCGCTGCGCCAGTGGGGGGGCTTGCAGCATTGAGTTTTATTGGTTATCTAACCCGTTTTCAAATTAAACCTGAAGAGCGCTTCTTGCATAACTGCTATGGACAAGCATACAGAGACTTTCTGGCCACAACCCGGCGCTGGCTCTAG
- a CDS encoding threonine/serine ThrE exporter family protein, with the protein MNSATFTQKRKFIVKLGKMLHQYGTPAYRLEAHLMEVATHLGLKSSFVMSPTSVTFVIWTEGHEDEYTHVARVEPGDHNLGSLADTDDVVNRMLAGELSVEQADQNLDAITQAKDPYGRLLTGVAFAVSGGAFAMLMGTSWNDVLWSAVLSILVFIFVLWSTRSKRVTHMLEPVVAIASALAACAISSYLDPMVNIRLVVLSAIIVFIPGLALALGFAELSARHLVSGTARVMDAIMLLFKLYFGAFLGISIGFFLFGQSDYVQPAPLPKWTAWMAILLLCSSLIVIFRTKLKHASWSIASGFIAYAASIGSAIYLDYSLGTFVGAFAVGVFSNVFNRTVNAPASIVAMQGLIVLVPGSKTYIGLNSLIEGQNFVAADHIGQQTFLIFMSLIAGLIFANVALPPKKSL; encoded by the coding sequence TTGAACTCAGCCACCTTTACACAAAAGCGTAAGTTTATTGTTAAATTAGGCAAAATGCTTCATCAATACGGAACCCCGGCTTATCGCCTGGAAGCCCACCTGATGGAAGTTGCCACCCACCTGGGGCTTAAGTCGTCCTTTGTTATGTCTCCAACGTCCGTCACTTTTGTGATCTGGACTGAAGGACACGAGGATGAGTACACCCATGTTGCCCGCGTAGAACCCGGTGACCACAACCTTGGTTCACTGGCCGACACAGATGATGTTGTGAATCGAATGCTGGCAGGCGAGCTCAGTGTCGAGCAAGCCGATCAGAATCTGGATGCCATAACTCAGGCAAAAGATCCCTATGGACGGCTACTTACGGGTGTCGCGTTTGCGGTGTCAGGAGGTGCCTTTGCAATGCTAATGGGCACTAGCTGGAATGATGTGCTTTGGTCTGCGGTGTTGTCGATTCTGGTCTTTATCTTCGTCCTCTGGTCAACTCGCTCAAAGCGCGTAACACACATGCTGGAGCCCGTGGTGGCAATCGCTTCTGCGCTGGCTGCCTGTGCGATTTCGTCGTATCTGGACCCTATGGTTAATATCCGACTGGTCGTACTTTCGGCGATAATTGTATTTATACCCGGCCTGGCACTGGCTCTTGGCTTTGCTGAGCTATCAGCACGCCACTTGGTATCAGGGACAGCTCGGGTCATGGATGCCATTATGTTGCTGTTTAAGCTGTACTTTGGTGCGTTTTTAGGTATCAGTATTGGCTTCTTCCTGTTTGGACAGAGCGATTATGTTCAGCCTGCCCCGCTCCCGAAATGGACAGCCTGGATGGCAATATTGCTGCTGTGTAGCAGCCTGATTGTGATTTTCCGCACTAAGCTGAAACACGCCAGCTGGTCAATTGCGTCGGGTTTTATTGCCTATGCAGCCAGCATAGGCTCAGCTATCTACCTCGACTATTCACTGGGGACTTTTGTCGGCGCATTTGCCGTAGGTGTGTTCAGTAATGTGTTTAACCGTACCGTCAACGCACCCGCCTCGATTGTCGCGATGCAGGGGTTGATTGTGCTGGTACCCGGGTCAAAAACCTATATTGGTTTAAACTCGCTAATTGAAGGGCAGAACTTTGTGGCAGCCGATCACATCGGCCAGCAGACCTTTTTGATCTTCATGTCTTTGATTGCCGGCCTTATCTTTGCCAACGTAGCATTGCCACCTAAGAAAAGCCTGTAA
- a CDS encoding glycosyltransferase, producing MTQVLVIGYVWPEPNSSAAGSHMMSLLRFFRAQNWQVEFASPAQQTEHMADLSQEQITCTPIALNCSSFDDYIAQLKPDIVMFDRFMMEEQFGWRVDKFAPDALKILDTEDLQCLRNARHAAHRTQQAFTLDSLLDSELAKREIAAILRCDLSLIISDFEHQLLTTQFGVSSDLLHHLPFMVDLSALDNTTPDFQTRKHFMTIGNFRHAPNWDAVLYLQKIWPMIHKQLPDAELHIYGSYPPPKATALHNPKTGFLIKGWAKDALSVMAQSKVCLAPLRFGAGIKGKLLEAMITQTPCVTTEIGSEGMHGDLPWHGAISNCPQTFAAEAVALYRDEARYLQAQQNGLALLQARYDKQPLESQLKQKITNLLTNLGPHRRANFIGSMLKHHTLRSTQYMSQWIEAKNANKMR from the coding sequence ATGACACAAGTTTTAGTAATAGGTTATGTCTGGCCGGAGCCGAATTCGTCAGCCGCCGGCAGTCATATGATGTCCTTACTGCGCTTTTTCCGCGCGCAGAACTGGCAAGTTGAATTTGCCAGCCCGGCCCAGCAAACAGAGCATATGGCCGATTTAAGCCAGGAACAGATCACCTGTACCCCCATCGCCCTCAATTGCAGTAGTTTTGACGACTATATCGCGCAACTTAAGCCTGATATCGTGATGTTTGACCGTTTTATGATGGAAGAACAGTTTGGCTGGCGGGTCGATAAATTTGCACCCGATGCGCTTAAAATCCTCGACACCGAGGACCTGCAATGTCTTCGCAACGCACGTCATGCGGCACATCGCACTCAGCAAGCGTTCACCCTGGACAGCCTGCTCGACAGTGAGCTGGCTAAGCGTGAGATCGCCGCAATTTTGCGTTGCGATTTATCGCTGATCATTTCTGATTTTGAGCACCAATTGCTCACTACTCAGTTTGGCGTATCCTCCGACCTATTGCACCACTTACCATTTATGGTCGACTTGAGCGCACTCGATAATACAACGCCAGACTTTCAAACCCGCAAGCACTTTATGACCATAGGTAATTTTCGCCACGCCCCGAACTGGGATGCGGTACTTTACCTGCAGAAAATTTGGCCGATGATCCATAAACAACTGCCAGATGCAGAGCTACACATTTATGGCTCCTACCCGCCACCCAAGGCAACCGCATTACACAATCCTAAAACCGGCTTTTTGATCAAAGGGTGGGCAAAAGATGCACTGAGCGTAATGGCACAAAGTAAAGTGTGCCTTGCCCCACTGCGTTTTGGGGCCGGAATCAAAGGTAAATTGCTCGAAGCGATGATCACACAGACACCTTGCGTGACCACCGAGATTGGCTCAGAGGGCATGCATGGCGACCTGCCCTGGCACGGTGCGATAAGCAACTGCCCACAAACCTTTGCTGCCGAAGCGGTGGCCTTATACCGGGATGAAGCACGCTATCTGCAGGCGCAACAAAACGGACTGGCCCTGCTACAGGCGCGTTATGATAAGCAACCTTTAGAGTCTCAACTAAAACAAAAGATTACCAATCTACTGACCAATTTGGGCCCACACAGGCGGGCAAACTTCATCGGCAGTATGCTGAAACACCACACGCTTCGCAGTACCCAATATATGTCCCAATGGATTGAAGCAAAAAATGCAAATAAAATGCGTTGA
- a CDS encoding alpha/beta hydrolase family protein yields the protein MLFFLACCLWINAALAASDGYQVPREEIAQLVGVPPMPEVLLNEQHVWMALLTKQKSVQRPDEAGLRYGDLHFDPTTFMRLGVVTYSGLSFKHVATGAEVKVENLPPGEVFAPRWSADGRYLAFILRTEQDGRLWVYDIKQRELRAVSRFPLNGVTTEVPYHWLPDSSGLVVNSAINHTGKRQQTVLQSRLSGPVVAQSHGALSVVTDTTKNLSTEVFAHYAQGQLIKVPLQGRPVAIGGPAYFHHFTPSPDATNLLVAMSLLEAPQQSQSLQRSLANHPSVWQVWGMTGFALYELYRPVMPPESLSEEQNVLAAISTPPAAPMRSHFQWRADKGATVVWAQEGDAENAYGLYHISSPFKRAPRLFMALQEPLVSLNWGDSNIAILTQAESERFWRTSVINPLAPQRNPLEVARYKVADAQSEQWLMTRNDLGAPVLKVVGSRYLFIQGTERVQGEELPFLDRFDARANTRTRIWQSEAPSFEQFVALLDDEGMRFITLRQSKQDQPNYFVHDRTFNSQEQITHFRHPYPALRGLSREVLSFARGDGTQITGTLYLNTNYDPSLGRVPVLMWVKSPEQTKQAFSSPHYFVPLDHLGPLPHLSQGYAVFEIDGFTLPGEQNAAQLRQQWQSTAQAAVAVLAQQGIADVSKVAIGGQGAGATVVVDLLAHTDLFVTGMARSGTYNFTLAPFAYEQQTGTLWRDPQAYLAASPIAYADKITASLLLIHGYQDRQPGRFPVQSERLFSALNDLGKRARLVLLPETDHDYTNRQDVLHMLWEQQSWLQRHFDPLPLIEEINQVPEALRFELAPESVTPWPM from the coding sequence TTGCTGTTTTTTTTAGCTTGTTGTTTGTGGATTAATGCTGCGCTGGCGGCATCTGATGGTTATCAGGTGCCAAGAGAAGAAATTGCGCAACTGGTAGGCGTGCCGCCAATGCCAGAGGTGTTGCTCAATGAACAACATGTCTGGATGGCGCTACTAACCAAGCAAAAAAGCGTGCAACGGCCAGATGAAGCAGGTCTGCGTTACGGCGATTTACACTTCGATCCCACTACCTTTATGCGGTTGGGCGTGGTGACCTATTCAGGTCTGAGCTTTAAACATGTTGCGACGGGTGCCGAAGTAAAAGTAGAAAACTTGCCACCTGGTGAAGTATTTGCTCCACGGTGGAGTGCAGATGGTCGCTATCTGGCCTTTATCTTGCGCACCGAGCAGGATGGCCGTTTATGGGTCTATGACATCAAGCAGCGAGAACTACGCGCTGTGTCTCGTTTTCCACTCAATGGCGTGACCACGGAAGTCCCTTATCATTGGCTGCCTGACAGCTCCGGACTGGTGGTCAATAGTGCTATAAACCATACAGGAAAACGACAACAAACTGTTCTTCAATCTCGGCTGAGCGGACCGGTTGTCGCGCAATCGCATGGTGCACTCAGTGTCGTGACTGACACCACAAAAAACCTCTCTACAGAAGTATTCGCGCATTATGCTCAGGGGCAGCTAATTAAAGTGCCTTTGCAAGGTCGGCCCGTAGCCATTGGTGGCCCAGCTTATTTCCACCATTTTACCCCTTCACCGGATGCAACTAATCTGCTGGTGGCTATGTCTTTACTCGAAGCGCCACAGCAGTCACAATCGCTACAACGCTCGCTGGCGAATCACCCGAGTGTCTGGCAGGTTTGGGGAATGACTGGGTTTGCCTTGTATGAATTGTACCGACCGGTAATGCCTCCCGAATCGCTAAGTGAAGAACAAAATGTTCTGGCGGCTATTTCAACACCTCCGGCTGCTCCAATGCGTAGTCATTTCCAGTGGCGTGCAGACAAGGGAGCAACTGTTGTCTGGGCGCAAGAAGGTGATGCTGAGAACGCGTATGGTCTGTACCATATCTCGTCGCCATTTAAGCGCGCCCCTCGATTGTTTATGGCACTTCAGGAGCCTTTGGTGTCTCTGAACTGGGGCGATTCTAATATTGCCATACTCACTCAGGCAGAAAGCGAGCGTTTCTGGCGGACTTCTGTGATCAACCCACTGGCACCGCAACGCAATCCCCTGGAGGTCGCGAGATATAAAGTCGCTGATGCGCAGTCTGAGCAGTGGCTGATGACCCGCAACGATTTGGGTGCCCCGGTTTTGAAAGTTGTGGGCAGCAGATATTTGTTTATTCAGGGAACAGAAAGAGTGCAGGGCGAGGAGTTACCCTTTCTCGACCGGTTTGATGCCAGAGCCAATACGCGAACCCGGATCTGGCAATCTGAGGCCCCTTCTTTTGAGCAGTTTGTGGCGTTACTGGATGATGAAGGCATGCGCTTCATCACGTTGAGGCAATCTAAACAGGATCAGCCAAATTACTTTGTGCATGATCGGACATTTAATTCTCAGGAGCAGATCACACATTTCAGACATCCGTACCCTGCGTTACGCGGTTTGTCCCGTGAGGTGCTGAGTTTTGCTCGTGGGGATGGCACACAAATAACCGGTACGCTCTATTTGAATACAAACTATGATCCCAGTCTGGGCCGGGTACCAGTCTTGATGTGGGTAAAGTCGCCGGAGCAGACAAAACAAGCATTTAGCTCCCCTCATTATTTTGTGCCTCTGGATCATCTTGGTCCTTTGCCCCATCTCTCACAAGGTTATGCGGTATTTGAAATTGACGGGTTCACTTTGCCAGGTGAGCAGAATGCGGCGCAGTTAAGGCAGCAATGGCAGTCTACTGCTCAGGCTGCGGTTGCGGTGTTAGCACAACAGGGGATTGCAGATGTCAGTAAAGTAGCAATTGGCGGGCAGGGTGCGGGAGCAACTGTGGTCGTTGATTTGCTGGCTCATACGGATTTATTTGTTACCGGTATGGCACGCAGTGGCACTTATAATTTTACACTGGCGCCTTTTGCCTATGAACAACAAACGGGCACTTTATGGCGAGATCCTCAAGCTTATCTGGCCGCGTCACCCATTGCGTATGCGGACAAAATTACGGCGTCGTTGCTTCTTATCCATGGCTATCAGGATCGTCAGCCTGGTCGCTTTCCAGTGCAAAGCGAGCGCTTATTCAGCGCATTGAATGACTTGGGTAAACGCGCGCGCCTGGTGTTGTTGCCAGAGACAGATCATGACTACACAAACCGACAGGATGTGTTACACATGTTGTGGGAGCAGCAAAGTTGGCTGCAACGCCATTTTGATCCATTGCCGTTGATTGAAGAAATCAACCAGGTGCCAGAGGCGTTGCGATTTGAGCTGGCGCCCGAGTCTGTCACGCCCTGGCCGATGTAA
- a CDS encoding EamA family transporter: MHVLNKSFLYAIACLLLAMVTIQSGASIAKQLFPHVGPEGTTAYRLGFSALILCLVFRPWRHLPKNWRPVILYGLSLGIMNLTFYYAIERIPLGIGVALEFTGPLAVALFSSRRKRDYLWVALALAGILLLLPQMGEVDGLDPIGVLLALTAGACWAGYILFGKKSGGHGSGGATVAIGMSVAAFAVVPVGVVSQGMALLDWSLIPLGIAIGLLSSALPYSLEMVALKKMPAQGFSIMMSMEPAIAALAGLVILGELLSTWQWLAIFMVIAASLGSSLSAKQ; this comes from the coding sequence ATGCATGTTTTAAACAAAAGCTTTCTGTATGCCATCGCGTGCTTGTTACTGGCTATGGTTACCATTCAGTCTGGTGCTTCAATTGCCAAACAGCTATTTCCTCATGTCGGGCCAGAGGGCACGACGGCTTATCGCCTGGGATTTTCGGCACTGATATTATGTTTGGTCTTTCGGCCCTGGCGGCATTTGCCCAAAAACTGGCGTCCAGTGATTTTATATGGACTAAGCCTGGGTATTATGAATCTGACATTTTATTATGCGATAGAACGCATCCCGCTTGGCATTGGTGTCGCACTGGAGTTTACCGGACCACTTGCGGTGGCATTATTCTCATCCCGACGTAAACGAGATTACCTCTGGGTAGCACTGGCGCTTGCAGGCATATTGCTGTTACTGCCGCAGATGGGCGAAGTAGATGGCCTGGACCCGATCGGCGTATTGCTTGCACTCACCGCCGGCGCGTGTTGGGCAGGTTATATTCTGTTTGGCAAGAAAAGTGGTGGTCACGGGAGTGGCGGTGCGACAGTCGCAATCGGTATGAGTGTTGCGGCATTTGCCGTTGTACCCGTTGGGGTCGTATCACAGGGAATGGCATTGCTTGATTGGTCTTTGATCCCTCTTGGTATTGCGATTGGATTATTATCAAGTGCCTTGCCCTACAGCCTTGAAATGGTTGCGTTAAAGAAAATGCCAGCCCAGGGCTTTAGTATTATGATGAGTATGGAGCCGGCCATCGCAGCGCTGGCTGGCTTAGTGATCTTAGGAGAACTACTAAGTACCTGGCAGTGGCTGGCGATCTTTATGGTGATCGCCGCTTCATTAGGTAGCTCGTTGTCCGCCAAACAATAG
- a CDS encoding metalloregulator ArsR/SmtB family transcription factor has product MKSIYLKGENPDLIWLVGALLKHHNPDVLLGNTMTTQQISFGAKQALSEFGLSRNLSFSQNDVNEEECDIMLHLSQGACSEQEGKQTQQTLFWQLALEDVDESFNPYRKALYELNCKVRNLLAEPQHIEPITPMAFYKAMSDELRLKTLLLILQEQELCVCELMVALDEPSQPKVSRHLAQLRKAGILTIRKQSQWVYYALNTELPGWMQQVLQRTLLGEPACIEKELARLDLMGDRPARQQSCCA; this is encoded by the coding sequence GTGAAAAGTATCTATTTGAAAGGTGAAAATCCAGACCTGATTTGGTTAGTTGGTGCTTTGTTAAAGCATCATAATCCAGATGTCTTGCTGGGTAATACGATGACCACGCAACAGATCAGTTTTGGGGCAAAACAAGCGCTATCCGAGTTTGGACTGAGCAGAAACCTGAGTTTCAGCCAAAACGACGTTAATGAGGAAGAGTGCGATATTATGCTTCACCTTTCTCAGGGAGCATGCTCTGAACAGGAAGGAAAACAAACACAGCAAACACTGTTCTGGCAACTTGCTTTAGAGGACGTTGATGAGTCTTTTAACCCATATCGTAAGGCTCTATATGAGTTAAATTGCAAAGTACGTAATCTGTTAGCTGAGCCGCAACATATCGAGCCCATTACCCCAATGGCTTTTTATAAAGCCATGAGTGACGAGTTAAGGTTGAAAACGCTGCTGCTGATTTTGCAGGAGCAGGAGCTGTGTGTCTGTGAGTTGATGGTGGCACTGGATGAGCCCAGTCAGCCTAAGGTGTCCAGGCACCTGGCACAACTCAGAAAAGCGGGTATTCTGACTATACGAAAGCAAAGTCAGTGGGTGTACTATGCATTGAATACAGAGTTACCAGGCTGGATGCAGCAAGTTTTACAGCGTACTTTGCTTGGAGAACCCGCTTGTATTGAGAAGGAACTGGCCAGGCTGGACCTGATGGGAGACAGGCCAGCGCGTCAACAAAGCTGTTGTGCCTAG
- a CDS encoding class I SAM-dependent methyltransferase: protein MIIDANWRILTVGDGDLSFSLSLSRQLKPGHLCASIYDDEATLRSKYQLHALDSLRDSNVPVLSEFDVNNPSCWEALQGKQFDAVIFQFPLIPAFPSKQAFEAQPLSTNTLNRRLLRNFIDFSHRFALDPAGPMLALITSKDVKPYCEWNLEDSLCNGLDYHYLGQSEFNIKAFEGYRIRNVDRDKHVKDTSGITYCWSAKPHAVLRESLYLPPYLTQNHCAMCRAGPFLSEQDKHAHLRSKKHAMMLRHEKDWLAYLSTY from the coding sequence ATGATAATAGATGCAAATTGGCGCATATTGACCGTGGGTGATGGTGATCTGAGCTTTTCCTTATCACTGAGCAGACAGTTAAAACCCGGTCATTTATGTGCCAGTATCTATGACGATGAAGCCACCCTGAGAAGCAAATACCAGCTTCATGCTTTGGACAGCTTACGCGATTCAAATGTACCTGTGCTGAGCGAGTTTGACGTCAATAACCCAAGCTGCTGGGAAGCCTTACAAGGAAAGCAGTTTGACGCGGTGATTTTCCAGTTTCCTTTAATCCCTGCATTCCCCAGCAAGCAAGCATTTGAAGCTCAGCCACTATCGACAAACACACTGAATCGACGTTTGTTACGTAATTTTATCGACTTCAGCCACCGCTTTGCACTTGACCCGGCAGGCCCAATGCTCGCATTGATCACTTCGAAAGATGTCAAACCTTACTGCGAGTGGAATCTAGAGGACTCGCTATGTAACGGGCTGGACTATCATTATCTGGGCCAGAGTGAGTTCAATATAAAGGCATTCGAGGGCTATCGGATCCGCAATGTCGACAGAGATAAACATGTTAAAGATACCAGCGGTATCACCTATTGCTGGTCAGCAAAGCCTCACGCAGTTTTGCGTGAATCGCTTTATCTGCCACCCTATTTAACACAAAATCACTGTGCTATGTGTCGTGCTGGACCCTTTCTGAGCGAGCAAGATAAACACGCACATTTGAGGTCAAAAAAACATGCTATGATGCTCAGGCATGAAAAAGACTGGCTTGCCTACCTCAGTACGTACTAG